gatgtagtttaatattatatttataatataaaaactacctattgcgtaataatactcaaagtaaagtttaactcacagcgatcgctatccaaaactgcattattataatcccgcaagcgtaagctccatgagTTGTCCAATCACGTGCCCTCTCCAGCTAaatggcttggtagcttgtcggtacgtcagctacttaatcgagttacctatacgtttaatccataaacgtgggcttagtattcaaactcctaagttataaacttaggttaacacaatcgtatctctaatacgattcttaactttgataatctctcattcacacttctcttttaaacgtcctagtttatgttttgatattcaatcgaatcgtGATTGATAATGCGACTTGAAACTGTCTGTAATcaagtttccgcgtcgcgtcagggctctGGAAGCCAAAATCATCGATTCCTACTAACgagggactgcacgttcgtgcagcagtgtactgcacgttcgtgcagtacgcgaacgtgcagtacgctgcacgttcgtgtgctccacgttcgtgtagtgtactacacgaacgtgtactgcacgttcgtgcagtacgctgcacgttcgtgtgctccacgttcgtgtagtgtactacacgaacgtgtactgcacgttcgtgcagtctgctacacgaacgtgtactgcacgttcgtgcagtatgctacacgaacgtgtactgcacgttcgtgcagcaaacgactgccgatgtgcagccccggggttcattccccgggccaattccgacgtgcttaaacgtccaaagtcgattctagcacgatttccattaataaccatctcaaatatcatcaaaaacgccaatagaaacgcgattacgattcgtttaattcgttaaaacgaattaacccttatttatcaattctcataataaaaacgtcaaacttaccttgatttgaaacttagcgatgatagagaatcgaattctgaacgaatcgatataaagaactcgcgatttgggcgagaaacggcgaaacggcggcgaaacgacggtgatcgtcattttctctcttctctggaTCATTCCTTCTGATCCTTTCCTCATTTCCTTATGCTTAaggaattcttatatatatcttggttaatgtactcttttaatccttcatttctttaacttaaaccatttctcttttaaactttcaattttaactaaacggttatttattcatttaactcgattatctacgtattatttatatcccaataaataatactactccaaaaatacttatttccgtcgataatcttccaatttctattctcgaggctaaattggctaatttgcactttggtccttgaattcttcaaaattgacaatttagcccaaaatgaatccgcgtccaaattttaaaaggtctccgattgacctgaaacttttaccaccaatactataaaacatttcgcggaccttggcgaaataattctattttcggacttaactggttaaattaccacttcagtccctgaactctagtttgtgacttttcttgatatttttccttattttcttattccaatccataaacaattacgtcctactccatattatccttttctttaatatccaatatacTTAGTTCtgtaactccggtccttctctaccggacacgttgtactaaacggcacctgaacttacggggtattacaaagaTGCAAGGCCAGGTTGGTAGCAAAAGGCTACACTCAGCAGGAAGGGTTAGATTTCTTAGACACTTTTTCACCTGTGGTGAAAATGACTACTGTAAGGACCTTACTTGCTCTAGCTGCAGTACATGGTTGGCACTTACATCAATTGGATATTAACAATGCATTCTTGCATGGTGATTTATTAGAGGATGTTTACATGGACATTCCACCTGGTTTCCATTCTGCAAATTCTTCACAAGTTTGCAAACTCAAGAAGTCCCTATATGGGTTAAAACAGGCAAGTAGGCAGTGGAATGCCAAATTAACCACAGCTTTACTGGCTCAAGGATACAAAGCTTCTTCTGCAGATCCTTCTCTGTATATTAAATCATCTGGTAATATTTTCCCAGCTTTGCTTATCTATGTTGATGATTTAATCATTGCTAGTAATTGTCTAAAGGAAGTTCAGTCAGTTAAAGATTACTTGCATAATGCATTCAGCATAAAGGATCTTGGTGTCCTTAAATATTTCCTTGGTCTTGAGGTGGCCAGATCAAGCAAGGGTATTTCTTTATGCCAGAGGAAATATACTTTAGACTTGCTGACTGACACAGGTTTCCTTGAAGCAAAACCTGTTTCTACCCCTATGATCAATTCTAAGAAATTGAGCAAAGCAGATGGTGAAGCTTTGACAGACAATTGTATTTACAGGAAACTCATAGGCAAACTTCTGTATCTTTGTGTTACAAGACCAGATTTGTCCTATGCAGTTCAACAATTGAGCCAGTATTTGGACTGTCCTACTAGTACTCATCTGACTGCAGTACATAGAGTATTGAGGTATTTAAAGGCAGCTCCAGGCAAaggaattttcttttcttcccAGTCTTCACTGCAACTTCAAGCATTCTCTGACTCAGACTGGGCTACATGTCCAGATACCAGGAGATCCATCTCAGGTTACTGTGTTTTTCTTGGTAATTCCCTTGTTTCCTGGAGGTCTAAGAAACATACAACAGTATCTCGTTCAAGTTCAGAGGCTGAATACAGGGCTTTGGCTGCATTAACTTGTGAATTGCAGTGGATGCATTACTTGTTAGCAGATTTGCAACACAAAACATTAATGCCTGCAACTATTTTCTGTGATAATCTTTCAGCAATTCAGTTGGCACATAACCCTGTGCTTCATGAAAGATCAAAACATATAGCCATTGATTGCCACCTGATTAGGGAAAAAATAGGTGCTGGTATAGTTAAACTCCTTCCTGTTACAACTCACAATCAGCTAGCTGATTGCTTGACCAAGGCTTTGCCTCCTTCATGTTTTACTCATTCTCTTTCCAAGCTTGGTCTCATAGATCTATATGatccagcttgagggggggtATTACAACTCTTATGCTGACTTGCTTCTTCTGGTGATTTCAAGTTCAGCAGCATGCTCTCCAAACATGCAATGTGTGTGTTGACAGCTCATTGACAGCTCATTGCCAGCTCATTACAGCTCATCACCAGCTCAGCTAGTGTACTATGCGTGGGATTCTGTTTTAGCTCGCGTTAGTTAAATTGTAACTGCTTCTGCTGATGTGGCAAAACATAGTGAGTCTGTTTCTTCTTTGCTAAGTTTCTGCATCTATAAATAGAGATGCAAAGGTCTGTAATCAACATTGATTTTGAGTTTTAATAAAGATTGTTGATTCTTGAATTCTTTCACATCacgaaaaattattgcacacaaccgttgcgccatgtcattcgtgcaacaaaccaattgtgcgttagccatgtggaaaattgaatgataaaaaaaataagtaataattaaaagatttcctatcgtaaatgctcattggcttgatgtaaaaatgacgtggcgcaacggttgcatgggataaacactcttccATCACACTTTCTCGTTGacgtatttttgaaattgataGTTATCTTCAATTTTGATGGCCCAcatatttttgaaacttttgcTAGCCGATCTAATTTGATCTTTAATAATTACCATAGTTTCCGAAGATACGAATCGGCCATAATTTCATAATTTCAGTTCCAAACAACCAATCAACCCATCATCTCCACAGATTATATATCGGCCACATCGCCATCCTTGACACATGTGCCCCTCTTGTTGTATTAAATTTACGATGTCTCACTTTTGGCTTTTGATCGACCATGTTATTGCCAAAACaaaaactttcaatttaataatttatcatCGCCCTACATGTCTCCTTTAGATCGCCATGTCGCCATACTAAACCCTCTTTCATTTTTCTAACTTTCATTTGATTGGCAACCTACATCTCTCTTTTCAGTTAATAACCCATATAATCGGccatattaatattttcatatTAACTTCGCCCATTGTAACTTATGCTTTCATTTGTTGCCAATATGACTAGTCATGAGTATCCATGCATCTTTATTCTAGACCGATCATACCATCCTTATTCAAACTATTTTGATCGTTCCACTTCAACATAAAACCAACTATCATGATCCATATATCAATAAAAGGATATGTTCACCGAATATAGTACTCGGTCAAGTGATTTGCTGCCACCTACATACATCAACctgaaatatatatttagacTCACCCAACAAACTTAACTGATGTATTTAATATTGAATTTGATGTATAAAGTATAGAAGATATCGGTCATGACCCTGGTATCTTGACTCGTCCAATAATCTCGATCGGTCTACTAAGTATTGGTCTAGAGATTTTGCAATACAATTTCAATATTTTGACTCACCCTTAAAAATGCTCAGCAACTAACCTTTGTTGGTGATAATGATACTCGCCCTCTTGAGGTTGAACTATAATCAAAGAATGAGGGCTTAAAGACTGATGATGTGGTACTCGCCCTTTGTTTGGACAGATTATGCTCACCCTGTGGCTTCATTCTGGATGATCTCCACTACAAATCGCCCATATTTTGACATGGTCAATTTGAAGGGACCCATCAAGGTAGATAGTGATTGGTCGTACCCTCAACATTTAGACTCGCCCAATGCCGAATGATTAGTATAATACTTGGCATTTGAGGATTTGAAGGCTAAGGACTCGACACTTGGGGATTTCGAGGTTGAGTACGCAAAACCTAAGAACTTGGCGGTTGAGAAATTGATACTCACCCTCTGGTACCTATTATACTCGCCTCACTATGAAGACTCGGCATATAGGGCAAATCAAAATATTCACTAACCCATTTTGGATGCCGAACTTGTTGGTTTGTTTCCCTTGCTCGCCCGATACCCCCATAGACTTCGAGTCCATTCGGTGGTTGGGGCAACTCGGTCTTCTATTTGGCAGTCTGAGCAATGTGTTACCTTGACAATACTTCGCCAATGTTTTCACAACAATCATTAAGATACCAAGATATGCCTTTATCTCCCCTTGAATGACCATGTAATCACCCATCATTATTTTGATGGTCTCATCCACCTGATTCCTCACCTCATCAAATATCCGTCAATTTTCTCGGGCTATCTCATTACGCATGGTTATGAAATTGGCATATGACCTTGAGGAGCGAGTGGGAGGTAGGTCGCGGACATAGTCATTCGTCTCCTCCTCATATACTTGGTTCGGATGCTTGACTCCGAGGTCGACGCTCGTTGTCCCAGCGGGGGGTGTGTTGGTCCCTAAGCAGCTGTAATCCGACAGTCATTGTTCCAGCGGGGGGTGCGTAGGTCTCCAAGCAACTGTAAACCTGACATGTCACCCTTTGTCAAAATCACCTCCAAACTTGAGTTTGAATTGCCTGACAACGTGCAACCTACTTTGAATTGGACTCGGTACTCACCCTCTATCGGCTTCATTTTGAATAATGATCACCCTTATTTTAACGTGCCCTCAACATTTTGACTCACCCAACAACCTTGGTTGTTTCATTTGGTACCAAGACTTGGTTTATCTACTTGGCTAGAGATTGGTAGTGCCCTCCAATATTTTGACTCGCCTTTAAACATCGCTCATCACTCTCAAGGCCTCATTGAAAAAAGAAACTTGGGAAACCAAACGTGGCAATGTTGCTACCACTTCTCAATATTAGGAGGTTTAGCATAAAATCACCGTATATGGCCATGATGTCACTACTTCTTGCTTACTTCCACCACCAGCTAGTGAACCAAGAAACTCAAGAACTAATACCCTAAAGGCGCCCATGGGAGAATTCACTTTTAAAACGTTCGCCTTCATCCCTTTGGAACCCTTGTGTAAATTAGTTGTGTTGTCAATATTCTAGGATTTGATCGGGCATCATCTATGTTAATCGCAAGTAAACTCGGGTGAGTGAACATTTTTTGCATTGTCCTATGACGTGCCACCCCAATATGTTTCGGCCCAAGTGGTGTGACAATCCACACGTAACCTTCAATCGGCCGTGAGCACCAAAAGGTTATCTTATTAAAATTGCACTTATCCATGGGCACTTGTTTTGGACGCCAATCTTGTTGGATGTTGCCCTTATCCAGTTGATAACCCTTGAACACCGAGTCTATTCGGTGTTTGGGGGAACTCGGCTCTTCTATTGGCAATCTCAGCGATACGTTACCCTAACAAGACTTCGTCATGCCCCCATCATCTTGACTCACCCAATACCAAATGATTGGTTTAGTACTCGATAGGTGAGCATTCAAAGGTTGAGGACTTGATATGTGAGCAATCAGAGGATGAGGACTTGGTATTCGCCCTTTGTTGGGGCACATGATACTCGCGCTCTAGTGATTTCATTCTGAATGATCTCCACACACTTGTTCGGCCGATACCCACTGAACTCCAAATCTATTCGATGTTTGGGGGAACTCGGCCACTTTATTGGGAGTCTCGGCGATACATCGCCCCGACAGGACTTCCACCAATGATTCCATGAACACTTGTTATGGTACCAAAATCCGCCTTTATCTCCCTTTGGATGATCGTGTAACCATTCATCATTTTTTTGATTGCCTCACCCATCTGATTCATCGCCCATCAAGTACGCACCGATTTTTTGGGCTATCTCATCACACTTATAGAATCAGCACGTGACCTTGAGGGACGAGTGGGAGGTAGGTCGCAGACATAGTCATTTGTCTCCTCCTCATGTACTTGGTTCGGATGCTTGATTCCGAGGTCGACGGTCTTTGTCCTAACGGGGGGTGCGTAGGTTCTCATGCAGTTGTAATTCGACAGTCATTGTTCTAGCAGTGGTGTATAGGCCCCCAGGCAGTTGTAACCCTGACTTGTCACCCTTTGTCATGATTGCCTCCAAGCCTGAGTTTGAATCGCCTGACGATGCGCAACCTTCTTCAGATTGGACCCTCTAGTACCCAACATACTCATCCCTATATGAAGACTCGGCATATGGGTGAGTCAACACACTCATTGACCCATATTTGGATGTCGAACCTGTGGGGTTGATGCCCTTGTTTGGCCGATACCCCATGAACTCCAAATCTATTCGATGTTTGGGGCAACTCGTCCACTCTATTGGCAGTCTCGACGATACATCGCCCCGACAAGACTTCCGCCAATGATTCCATGAACAGTTGTTAAGCTACCAAAATCCGCCTTTCTCCCTTTGGATGATCGTATCACCATTCAACATTATTTTGATGGCCTCACCCATCTGATAATCGCCCATCAACTACCCGCCGATTTTTTTGGGCTATCTCATCGCACTTGTGAAATCGGCACGTGACCTTGAGGGGCGAGCAGGAGGTAGGTCGCGAACATAGTCATTTGTCTCCTCCTCATGTACTTAGTTTGGATGCCTGACTACGAGGTCGACGGTCTTTGTCCCGACGGGGGGGTGTGTAAGTCCCCATGTGGCTGTAACTCGACGGTCATTGTTTTAGCGGGGGGTGCATAGGTCCCCAGGCAGCTGTAACCATGACTTATCACCCTTTTTCATGATTGCCTCCAAGCCTGAATTTGAATCGCCTGACGATGTGCGACCTACTTTGGATGGACTCGGCTATGTTAACAAGTTCACCTGTAACTTTCCTTCGTCGTTCTGGTTTTTGTGCTCACCATAAACGCGTAACTTAACCGTCTGAGAGTCTTGTCGGAATCACCTTCTGGCGCCCTTCTAACGGTTGCGTTGCGGGTTTCAGGTACCTTTTGAAGACAAATCAGATTCAATAGAGCCCCCATAATCCACACTTtatcaatgttaaaataaaagtttatggCCATGCTTAGAttgaaataaaagaattaagCTATAATACATGGCCAgatatatattttactaattattttccttttaattaaaCTCATCAAATATCTAAGTGGTCTTTTTATCAAGCAGTTACAAGTGTAAGAATATAAAAATGGTATAACCATTTCTATTGACTTGACATGAAATAAGATGTAAAACCTTAATTCACAGATCtccttacaaaataaaaacaaaaaaaattacataattactttataataataaaatccaatTCTTTTCTATTTAACAGAAAACTCACAGATCCActtcataaaaaagacaaacaattctttcatatagaaaggacaacaaaattTTCGTAACAAAAGACAATCGTTATAATAAAGATATTACAAAAAACCTAATAACTTATATCATCTTCAGTCTTTAAAGGTCTTGATCTATctctgatttttaatttttatgtatattgAAATTTATGTGCCTCGTCAATATATTtaccaacaaaaataaaaaagataaaaaagaataggctatttattttattttaaagtaataaaaaaagaaatagctACCGCCAACGGTAAAATTAAACCATTAATAACAGCCGAAGTGAGAAAAAAGCTCTTCACAGTTAGAGTTCTTTAtttgagagagaaaagagaggaTGGACTTTTTTTTAGTTGATCGCCAAAATGCACTTTTACTAACAAAAGGCAGAAACATCCTGCAAAATACAAGGCCAAATATGGCTAGAGACATCCTCCATGATTACTCTAGCCTCATCTAAATTCAAAGCCCACTTTGCTAAACCATGAGCACATTGGTTATTAGATCTACGGGAATAACAAAAACTAACAGAATCAAAACTAGCAACTAAATGCTTGATATCTTCAAAGATCAAACCTTGAAGATACAAATCCTTGTGGTCTTGATTCAAATGATTAATCACGACGAGAGCATCACCTTCCACCATCACGTTTCTGAGTGAACAGTCTTGAGCAAGATGTAGCCCAAACAAAATTGCTTGAGCCTCTCCTTGAATTATATCTTGAACTGACGGGATGCGATTAGCAGCTGAAACCAAGACCTGCCCATCTTCATCTCTAATGGCAGCCCCCAAACCCATAAAGCAATCATCATGGCTTTTAGAAGCATCTGTATTAAGCTTGACTAAACCTGGCGGAGGAGGGCTCCACTTCGACACAAGTTCAGCAGCTACAATATGTCTACTCATATCTGCGGTTGACTGCTCCACCCCATTTTGCATCGCCATACACCGATCGAGCACATCAATGGGAGTTTTCCTTTTACCTTCAAACAAAAGCATGTTCCTGCTAAACCACACCTTCCATAACATATTCACAAACACATAGAATTGGGACCGTGGGAGAGCTAACCTGACACTATCAATCCAAACCGCAATGTTTAAGGCACTCATCATGTCTACCCGATAACCCAACGACGAAGCAAGCCAAAAACTACGCATCCAAGTGCATTCTTTAAAAAACATGAAGGATAGATTCCTCCCTTTCCCCACATCGGTGACAGATGGTTGAGCAGCTGATACCCCTGTCTCTCAACACCAAAAAACATGGAATAATATTTCTTAAAACACGCCATAAAAATGCTTAACCTTAGGCATAACCTTTGTTTCCCAAACCACCTTCCATTTGTCATCTCTGTTAGTGGCTGAGCTACCACTTATCTCCGTAGAGTTACAGAGAAGTTGTTGATGGGTGTGGTAGGTTAATTTCACGGTGAAACACCCGTACTTGTGTGAGACCATCGGATTGTGTCCTCCGGAAGACGATAACTAACGAGCATCTTCAGGATAGCCTCTGCTTCAGAGGGTAAGAAAACATCTTCGACTAAATTTCGGTTCCCGCACCTGTTTTCAACATCAATAAGGCAGCTCATTGTAGCCCCGTCCGGCAGGATTCTCCGAAGGATAGGTTTCTGCGGGTGATGGTTAGATATCCAGTTCTCAGACCACACTTGAATACTTTCTCCGTTACCCACATACCAACATAGACCATGCTTCAAAAGGGCAAAGATGCCTGAATGCTCCATCATACATAACAAGGGCGGTATCCAATATTTGCTTCACAACTCACAACGGGGATAGTATTTAGCTTTCAAAATCTACCCACAAAGAGAATTTGGGTTTTGGATCAATCTCCAAGCTTGTTTAGCTAGAAGAGCTAGATTGAACGAGTGAAAATTTCTGAATCCCAAACCTCCGTCTTCTTTTGACAAACATAACCGGTCCCACTTTATCCAATGAACCTTCTCCGACTCTTCATTATTCCCCCACCAAAATTTCCCCATCAATCCATGAAGTTTATCACAAAAAGTAGAAGGAAGCAGGAAACAACTCATCACATATGTAGGGATAGCCTGAGCCACTGCCTTGATTAGAACTTCTTTACCTGCTCGGGGGAGAATTTTTCTCTTTCCACCCCTTCAGCTTTTTCCACATTCTTTCTTTTAGGGAGCCAAAAATGACTTTTTAGACCTCCAAATAATGGTTGGGAGACCTAAATACTTCGGGAGACGATCGACCTCTTGCACTAAAAAAAGCTTTTTGATTTAGTTCCTCTTATCATCAAACACAGTAGAGCTAAATGAGACCTCAGACTTGCTTAGGTTAATTAGTTGCCCCGACTCCCTTTCATAAGTTCTCAAAATATCCATAATTTTTGCACACTCCGCTATTGTGGTTCTAGCAAACAGGATGCAGCCGTCTGTAAAAAACAAATGAGAGATAATAGGGCTCCCACGACTAACCTGAACTCCATGCACAACCTTCTCTGTTACTGTTTTCCTTATTAGAGCTGAGAACCCTTCCGCACAAAGGAGAAAGAGGTAAGGGGATATCGGGTCTCCCTGGCGAAGACCCCTACTGGGTTTGATATGGCCCTTGGCTTTTCTGTTGATTAGGAACGAAAAGGAGACCGATGATATGCAGCTCATTATAAGTTGAGTAAAATGACCAGGAAAACCCATTTTCACCATGACTCGACGGAGATAGGACCACTCGACTCTGTCCTAGACTTTACTCATATTCAGCTTCAGAGCCGCAACTCCCTTTTTATTCTTGATTCGGTGCTTCATCGAGCCGCaactcttttttaatttttagtctTTAGTTACTTAAGTGCTCTTATATTTTTCTGAAAAATGagcatttaaaaaattatgtctattttttgttgaaataaaaatattatttctattATCGCGAAGATGTGCAGATTAgacaataaaatatttacacttCGGAGAAGAAAAATGAGGATGGAAAATGTCAATTGCTACTCAAGAAATTATGGAGTCCAAAAATTAATCGGTGGGTTTAAAAAATGACTACCTTTATTTTACACATTCTTACtgctaacaaaaataaaaaatggttgTTCATAAATTAAAGTAGAGGGATGTGAATgtaaaaagggaaaaatatAGTGACCTAAGCccgttttttcctttttatgaTTAGACATAGTTTGGACATATTTGTGTGGATAGGTACAAAAAACATAAACTTCTCATTACAAATAATGAGAGACAAGTCCACATGATATTTTTAACATTTCTTTCAGTACTGTcccttaaattatttataaggtAATTTTCACAATCTGAGAAAACC
This window of the Mercurialis annua linkage group LG5, ddMerAnnu1.2, whole genome shotgun sequence genome carries:
- the LOC126682770 gene encoding uncharacterized protein LOC126682770 translates to MEHSGIFALLKHGLCWYVGNGESIQVWSENWISNHHPQKPILRRILPDGATMSCLIDVENRCGNRNLVEDVFLPSEAEAILKMLVSYRLPEDTIRWSHTRVSAAQPSVTDVGKGRNLSFMFFKECTWMRSFWLASSLGYRVDMMSALNIAVWIDSVRLALPRSQFYVFVNMLWKVWFSRNMLLFEGKRKTPIDVLDRCMAMQNGVEQSTADMSRHIVAAELVSKWSPPPPGLVKLNTDASKSHDDCFMGLGAAIRDEDGQVLVSAANRIPSVQDIIQGEAQAILFGLHLAQDCSLRNVMVEGDALVVINHLNQDHKDLYLQGLIFEDIKHLVASFDSVSFCYSRRSNNQCAHGLAKWALNLDEARVIMEDVSSHIWPCILQDVSAFC